The following are from one region of the Cryptococcus deuterogattii R265 chromosome 8, complete sequence genome:
- a CDS encoding pyruvate dehydrogenase kinase yields the protein MSKFKISSALWDKIHHFASFPQTGVSLQQMILFGQNPSQGTLLKASQFLSEELPIRLSHRVVELEGLPDGLNKMPSINTVKEWYAQSFDELVSFPRPRLKPELEEILRIPPAPTQPFPSATPNPSLDPLMREGPVGSGFVSERHIGTGGNGIGVGKRLRIPIERRYFSPPPPTIIYPPEVHDYNEKFTELLQVIKHRHDPTVTTVAQGVLEWKRMQRASVIGTPIQEFLDRFYMSRIGIRFLIGQHIALNTLPPHPDYVGIICTRANIHDICQEAIDNARYVCEEHYALFKSPNIQLVCPPDLTFPYIPGHLSHICFELLKNSLRAVVERYGVDNDDEYPPIKVVVVEGREDITIKISDEGGGIPRSAIPHIWTYLYTTMSDEGLEDTIQGSDFKAPMAGFGYGLPLSRLYARFFGGDLRLISMDGYGTDVYISLNKLSSSREPLQ from the exons ATGTCGAAGTTCAAGATCTCTTCCGCATTATGGGACAAAATCCACCATTttgcatcttttcctcaaacCGGAG TTTCTCTTCAACAGATGATCCTCTTCGGTCAAAATCCATCGCAAGGAACACTCCTCAAAGCTTCACAATTCCTTTCGGAAGAGTTACCAATAAGACTATCTCATAGAGTGGTAGAGCTCGAAGGCCTTCCAGATGGACTAAATAAGATGCCCAGTATAAATACCGTAAAAGAGTGGTACGCGCAAAGTTTTGAT GAACTTGTATCTTTTCCAAGACCAAGACTCAAGCCCGAACTCGAAGAGATTTTACGCATCCCGCCAGCGCC TACACAAccattcccctctgctACTCCCAACCCCTCGCTCGACCCGCTTATGCGCGAAGGACCAGTAGGATCTGGATTTGTGTCGGAAAGACATATAGGCACAGGGGGCAATGGCATAGGAGttgggaagaggctgagaaTACCTATCGAACGGAG ATATTTCTCCCCGCCTCCACCGACCATAATCTATCCCCCTGAAGTTCACGACTACAACGAGAAATTCACCGAGCTCCTTCAAGTCATCAAACACCGACATGATCCCACTGTGACTACGGTTGCGCAAGGCGTTTtagaatggaagagaatgcaGAGGGCGAGCGTGATTGGGACGCCAATACAGGAGTTTTTGGATAGATTTTACATGAGTAGAATCGGGATCAGGTTCTTAATCGGACAAC ATATTGCGCTAAACACTCTCCCACCTCATCCTGATTATGTTGGTATAATCTGCACAAGAGCA AATATCCACGATATCTGCCAAGAAGCTATCG ATAACGCCCGCTACGTCTGTGAAGAACATTATGCCCTCTTCAAATCCCCTAATATCCAGCTCGTCTGCCCACCGGACCTCACATTCCCTTATATCCCAGGTCATCTTTCTCACATCTGTTTTGAACTCCTCAAAAACTCTCTGCGTGCTGTGGTAGAGCGATACGGCGttgacaatgatgatgagtacCCTCCGATCAAGGTGGTCGTggtggaagggagggaggatATCACGATCAAGATCTCTGATGAGGGTGGTGGGATTCCGAGAAGCGCCATACCACACATTTGGAC TTACTTATACACAACGATGAGTGATGAAGGTCTAGAAGATACCATTCAAGGCTCGGACTTCAAGGCTCCCATGGCAGGATTTGG CTAtggccttcctctttctcgtCTC TACGCTCGATTCTTTGGTGGTGATCTGAGATTGATCTCCATGGACGGGTACGGCACCGATGTATACATCTCTCTCAATAAACTTTCATCTAG TCGCGAACCTCTCCAATAA